A region of Flavobacterium indicum GPTSA100-9 = DSM 17447 DNA encodes the following proteins:
- a CDS encoding ParB/RepB/Spo0J family partition protein, translating to MTKAVKKPVLGRGLSALLSDPSNDIKSVEDAGADKVVGNIIELDINTIEINPFQPRTNFNEETLQELAKSIKEVGVIQPITVRKLEFNKYQLISGERRLRASKLIGLATVPAYVRIANDNESLVMALVENIQRHDLDPIEVALSYQRLIDEINLTQEELSDRVGKKRSTITNYLRLLKLDPIIQTGMRDGFISMGHGRALISIEDLDVQSDIYHKVVTQNLSVRETEALVKKHQESLKPKIGKASSDKSFEIDDNQKKTFANFFGTKVDVNVASNGKGKITIPFHSEEDFNRIMKLINN from the coding sequence ATGACAAAAGCAGTAAAAAAACCTGTATTAGGAAGAGGATTATCAGCACTTTTAAGCGACCCATCTAACGATATAAAATCGGTTGAAGATGCTGGTGCAGACAAAGTTGTTGGTAATATTATTGAACTTGATATTAATACAATTGAAATTAACCCCTTTCAACCCAGAACTAATTTTAATGAAGAAACGCTACAAGAATTAGCAAAATCAATTAAAGAAGTTGGGGTAATTCAACCTATTACTGTTAGAAAACTTGAATTTAATAAATACCAATTAATTTCTGGAGAAAGACGTTTACGTGCCTCAAAATTAATTGGCCTCGCTACTGTTCCAGCTTATGTTAGAATTGCAAACGATAACGAATCGTTAGTAATGGCATTAGTTGAAAACATTCAACGTCATGACTTAGATCCAATTGAAGTTGCCTTATCTTACCAACGTTTGATTGATGAAATTAATTTAACACAAGAAGAATTAAGTGACCGTGTAGGAAAGAAACGTTCTACTATTACAAATTACTTACGTTTATTGAAATTAGACCCAATCATCCAAACAGGAATGCGCGATGGTTTTATTTCAATGGGGCATGGTCGTGCTTTAATTAGTATCGAAGATTTAGATGTACAAAGTGATATATACCACAAAGTAGTAACACAAAATTTATCTGTTCGAGAAACAGAAGCGCTTGTTAAAAAACACCAAGAAAGCTTAAAACCAAAAATAGGTAAAGCAAGCAGCGATAAATCTTTTGAAATAGATGACAACCAAAAGAAAACATTTGCAAACTTTTTTGGCACAAAGGTAGATGTAAATGTAGCTTCAAATGGAAAAGGAAAAATTACCATTCCTTTTCACTCAGAGGAGGATTTCAATAGAATAATGAAATTAATTAATAACTAA
- a CDS encoding DUF5683 domain-containing protein: MKYLFYIFCFFLLGFQFSQAQKSQEIKIETKKVVKDSINPLAPAKAAFYSAILPGLGQAYNKKYWKIPIVYAALGAGVYFIIDNNNKYNDYRNEYKARLLGTNNPNNGTFGRLTTESVYRGQKFYQKNRDLSILITGGLYLLNILDANIDAHLLQFNVSDDLTLKPKIQQNFLTNKHEVGFTLSYNF, translated from the coding sequence GTGAAGTACCTTTTTTACATCTTTTGTTTCTTTCTACTTGGTTTTCAATTTTCACAAGCTCAAAAATCACAAGAGATTAAAATTGAAACCAAAAAAGTAGTAAAAGATTCTATAAATCCTTTAGCACCAGCAAAAGCAGCTTTTTATTCCGCTATTTTACCTGGATTAGGGCAAGCTTACAATAAAAAATATTGGAAAATTCCAATTGTTTATGCTGCATTGGGTGCAGGTGTATATTTTATTATTGACAACAATAATAAATACAATGATTATAGAAATGAATACAAAGCAAGATTATTAGGCACTAATAATCCAAACAACGGTACGTTTGGCAGATTAACTACTGAAAGCGTGTATCGTGGTCAAAAATTCTACCAAAAAAATAGAGATTTATCAATTTTAATCACAGGCGGTTTATATTTACTTAATATTTTAGACGCTAATATTGATGCGCATTTACTACAATTCAATGTAAGTGATGACTTAACTTTAAAGCCTAAAATCCAACAAAACTTCTTAACTAACAAACATGAAGTAGGTTTTACTTTAAGTTATAATTTTTAA
- the dapB gene encoding 4-hydroxy-tetrahydrodipicolinate reductase, producing MKIALLGYGKMGKVIEKIALERGHQIVLRKGSQDTFEGLLDADVAIDFSLPNVAVENISECLNHSIPVISGTTGWLERYEEMVQLCNEKNGSFIYGSNFSLGVNIFFELNEFLAKMMKNLTQYNVSMEEIHHTQKLDAPSGTAISLAEGIIKHTNYKKWTLENPNNDEILIDAKRIGTVPGTHSIFYDSAVDQIEIKHTAHSREGFALGSVVAAEWLVGKKGVFTMKDVLGI from the coding sequence ATGAAAATAGCATTATTAGGATACGGGAAAATGGGAAAAGTAATTGAAAAAATTGCTTTGGAAAGAGGACATCAAATTGTTTTAAGAAAAGGAAGTCAAGATACTTTTGAAGGACTATTAGATGCCGATGTAGCTATTGATTTCAGTTTACCAAATGTTGCTGTTGAAAACATTTCAGAATGTTTAAATCATTCTATTCCTGTAATTTCTGGCACTACTGGTTGGTTAGAACGTTATGAAGAAATGGTTCAACTGTGTAACGAAAAAAATGGTAGTTTTATTTATGGTTCTAATTTTAGTTTGGGCGTAAATATTTTTTTTGAATTGAATGAATTTTTAGCCAAAATGATGAAAAACTTAACACAATACAACGTGAGTATGGAAGAAATTCATCATACACAAAAATTAGACGCACCAAGCGGAACCGCCATTTCGTTAGCAGAAGGAATTATAAAGCATACCAATTACAAAAAATGGACTTTAGAAAACCCTAATAATGATGAAATTTTAATTGACGCGAAAAGAATAGGAACAGTTCCTGGAACTCATAGCATATTTTATGATAGTGCTGTGGATCAAATAGAAATTAAACATACCGCGCATAGCCGAGAAGGTTTCGCTTTAGGATCTGTTGTAGCAGCAGAATGGTTAGTTGGCAAAAAAGGAGTCTTTACAATGAAAGATGTTTTAGGTATTTAA